A window from Marinobacter salsuginis encodes these proteins:
- a CDS encoding MlaE family ABC transporter permease, translated as MPSPDSSEQTDQLPPSSKPGSVTIEAGTLRVADDWLLSHYRSLASLASSMSPRDTGALSIDLSGLNRIDTAGASQLASLIGPQRLLEAVTSAGDLPREKSALIAAVCEAMKDQPEPDRGAPSLIRSFVIGTGQKVEGIFRLLWILVGFIGQTLGTLAWNLPRPWRWRMTPFVAAVHDTGLNALPIVALLTFLVGAVVAFLGATVLEDFGATIYTVNLVAFSFLREFGVLLAAILLAGRTASAFTAHIGAMKVNEELDAIRTLGLNPIELLVLPRVMAMMVSLPILTFVGMISGMVGGAIVCALVLDISPTQFMAIVERDIALQHFLVGIVKAPIFAFLIAVIGCLEGFKVAGSAQSVGEHTTSSVVQSIFMVILLDSIAALFFMEMGW; from the coding sequence GTGCCCAGTCCTGATTCTTCCGAGCAGACCGACCAACTACCACCGTCTTCCAAACCCGGATCCGTGACCATTGAGGCCGGCACCCTGAGAGTGGCGGATGACTGGCTGTTGAGTCATTACCGATCACTGGCGTCCCTGGCTTCATCCATGTCACCCAGAGACACGGGCGCGTTATCAATAGACCTTTCGGGCCTGAACAGAATTGACACGGCCGGAGCATCCCAGCTGGCCTCACTCATTGGCCCCCAGCGCCTGCTGGAAGCGGTGACCTCTGCTGGCGACTTGCCGCGGGAAAAATCTGCCCTGATTGCTGCCGTTTGCGAGGCGATGAAAGACCAGCCCGAGCCAGACAGGGGCGCACCTTCGCTTATCCGGAGCTTCGTGATCGGGACCGGTCAGAAAGTGGAAGGCATATTCCGATTGCTATGGATCCTCGTCGGCTTTATCGGCCAGACGCTCGGCACCCTGGCCTGGAACCTTCCGAGGCCCTGGCGCTGGCGTATGACACCCTTCGTTGCCGCGGTTCACGACACCGGCCTGAATGCCCTGCCCATTGTGGCACTGCTGACATTTCTGGTGGGTGCCGTGGTGGCGTTCCTGGGAGCAACCGTGCTGGAGGATTTTGGCGCCACCATTTACACGGTCAATCTGGTGGCCTTCTCCTTCCTGCGGGAATTCGGGGTGCTGTTGGCCGCGATACTTCTCGCCGGCCGAACCGCCAGTGCCTTTACCGCCCACATTGGTGCCATGAAGGTGAACGAGGAGCTGGACGCCATCCGCACCCTCGGCCTTAACCCGATCGAACTGCTGGTGCTGCCCCGTGTGATGGCCATGATGGTGAGCCTTCCGATCCTGACCTTTGTGGGTATGATTTCGGGAATGGTGGGCGGCGCCATAGTCTGCGCCCTGGTGCTGGATATCTCGCCGACGCAGTTCATGGCGATCGTTGAGCGGGACATCGCCCTTCAGCATTTTCTTGTGGGCATCGTGAAGGCCCCGATCTTTGCGTTCCTGATTGCCGTCATTGGCTGCCTGGAAGGGTTCAAGGTGGCCGGCAGCGCTCAATCCGTGGGCGAACACACTACTTCCAGCGTGGTTCAATCCATCTTCATGGTGATTCTGCTGGATTCCATTGCTGCACTATTCTTCATGGAAATGGGCTGGTAA